From the Oryzihumus leptocrescens genome, one window contains:
- a CDS encoding class I SAM-dependent methyltransferase produces the protein MDQDDRLRHASSFGSAAVAYAEHRPDYAQAAVRWALEPAPGPRVLDLGAGTGKLTATLIALGIDVIAVEPDPAMLAELRRALVRHGRRGPGDRQGARTQRLLAGLWNLMDDRVPWVAELARVSGSAAIGPRDTPESWRAETAQLHLPVTGVVARFGSPEQEVFPHGQRRTADSLAATIATRAGLLVMPEQEQEATLGRIRAFLGSRPETTCGEFTLPTLTGVLRVRSL, from the coding sequence GTGGACCAGGATGACCGGCTACGTCATGCCTCCTCGTTCGGCTCCGCGGCGGTCGCTTACGCCGAGCACCGTCCGGACTACGCGCAGGCCGCGGTGCGCTGGGCCCTCGAGCCGGCACCCGGCCCGCGCGTGCTCGACCTGGGCGCCGGCACCGGCAAGCTCACAGCCACGCTGATCGCGCTGGGAATCGACGTCATTGCAGTTGAACCCGACCCGGCGATGCTGGCCGAGCTGCGGCGTGCACTGGTTCGACATGGCCGTCGCGGGCCCGGAGATCGCCAGGGTGCTCGCACCCAAAGGCTCCTGGCCGGCCTGTGGAACCTCATGGACGACCGGGTCCCATGGGTTGCCGAGCTTGCGCGAGTCAGCGGCAGCGCGGCCATCGGCCCGCGTGACACGCCCGAGAGCTGGCGGGCCGAGACGGCCCAGCTGCATCTTCCGGTGACGGGTGTGGTCGCTCGGTTCGGTTCGCCGGAACAGGAGGTGTTTCCACACGGGCAGCGCCGCACGGCCGATTCTCTGGCCGCGACCATCGCGACGCGCGCGGGGCTACTGGTCATGCCAGAACAGGAACAAGAGGCCACGCTGGGTCGTATCCGCGCCTTCCTCGGGAGCAGACCCGAGACGACCTGCGGCGAGTTCACCCTCCCGACGTTGACCGGGGTGCTGCGCGTCCGGAGCCTCTGA